One genomic window of Paeniglutamicibacter sp. Y32M11 includes the following:
- a CDS encoding cell wall metabolism sensor histidine kinase WalK translates to MFAKPLLIPLSILALATSTVIVEQNTALAESQLRTTLDSSRHQEHLLNAVLNAANIGVVVVDRNGNDVFMNDIQRFQHRHATPSENQDPNESQLLIRAVSLAYETLPRLLDSEERPVKRAIGQEEFTDELFAMGPLSDPMYLSISARSFFDEDGEYDGAVVMFKNITPLIEASRTKSRFLANVGHELRTPLTSILGYLELLEEDPELAVSQRQSVDVLSRNAERMLRMVNDLLTAAAVHQQVSITAIDLGAVIHSQVQSMSPRAASAGIKLIEGSLCHEPVLGDALRLGQVVDNLVSNALKYTDAGGSVMVEMNCSNKEISLTVSDTGHGMSAEDLKGLFTRFFRTDAARRSGLPGVGLGLAISHELVEAHGGKITAESELGTGTRMTVTLPRKSSNDHQHSPAENVESPQASPGLR, encoded by the coding sequence ATGTTCGCCAAACCTCTGCTGATTCCGCTGTCCATACTGGCGCTAGCCACGAGCACAGTCATTGTCGAGCAAAACACCGCCCTTGCGGAGAGTCAGCTGCGCACCACGCTGGACTCGAGTCGACACCAAGAACACCTGCTTAATGCGGTTCTTAACGCGGCCAACATCGGTGTAGTGGTAGTGGATCGCAATGGCAACGATGTGTTCATGAACGACATCCAACGGTTCCAGCATCGGCACGCCACACCGTCGGAGAATCAAGACCCCAACGAGTCTCAGTTATTGATCCGGGCCGTCTCCTTGGCGTACGAAACGCTTCCAAGACTGTTGGATTCCGAGGAACGACCGGTGAAGCGCGCCATCGGACAGGAAGAATTCACCGACGAACTCTTCGCCATGGGACCGCTTAGCGATCCGATGTATCTGTCCATCTCAGCCCGCTCCTTCTTCGACGAGGATGGAGAATATGACGGTGCAGTGGTGATGTTCAAGAACATCACACCGCTGATTGAAGCCTCTCGAACTAAGAGCCGATTCTTGGCCAACGTGGGCCATGAATTACGTACTCCGTTGACTTCCATTCTGGGATATCTGGAGCTTCTGGAAGAGGACCCCGAGCTCGCTGTATCCCAGCGTCAATCAGTGGACGTGCTCTCGCGTAATGCAGAACGCATGTTGCGCATGGTCAACGACCTGCTCACCGCGGCGGCCGTCCATCAACAAGTCAGTATCACCGCAATCGACCTTGGTGCAGTGATCCACAGCCAGGTTCAATCAATGTCGCCCCGCGCAGCCAGTGCCGGCATAAAACTGATCGAGGGATCTCTCTGCCACGAACCCGTGCTGGGCGATGCCCTGAGGTTGGGCCAGGTTGTGGACAATCTAGTATCTAACGCGCTCAAGTACACGGACGCAGGAGGTTCTGTCATGGTTGAAATGAATTGCAGCAACAAGGAAATTTCGTTGACCGTCTCGGACACCGGACACGGCATGTCGGCAGAGGACTTGAAGGGACTTTTTACCCGCTTCTTCAGAACCGATGCCGCTCGTCGCTCCGGGCTGCCCGGGGTCGGGCTTGGCTTGGCAATCAGCCATGAGTTGGTGGAGGCACACGGAGGAAAAATCACTGCCGAAAGTGAGCTTGGCACCGGGACGCGAATGACCGTCACGCTGCCACGTAAGTCCTCGAATGATCATCAGCATTCTCCCGCGGAGAACGTTGAGTCCCCCCAAGCATCGCCGGGATTGCGGTAG
- a CDS encoding isopenicillin N synthase family oxygenase — MSTVLTTVPVLDMSTARRADGTFDEHFVTALRDAAHRVGFFQITGFGAGPDTTKNLLKTLADFFALPVEQKLELDNRTSAQFRGYTRLGAEITRGRADSREQIDYGPEREVLTDVPADAPYLNLQGPNQWPTNFPRLETAAMDWSQLMNTVGAELLSALAVGLGLPEEYFDEPFAQSPAWMGKLVHYVGGGLVPEAGNQGVGAHADYGFITLLLQDAVGGLQVKPYGQDEWISVEPIEGALVVNIGEMLEVATNGYLMATIHRVIAPPAGVDRYSVPFFFSPRLDSVINPVPLPAELAADARGVSDDPQNPMLASYGANVLKGWLRAHPQTAKAHYPQLVK, encoded by the coding sequence ATGAGTACAGTCCTCACCACCGTTCCGGTCCTAGATATGTCTACAGCACGTCGTGCCGATGGCACGTTTGATGAACACTTCGTTACGGCGTTGCGTGATGCCGCCCACCGAGTGGGCTTCTTCCAGATCACCGGCTTTGGTGCCGGCCCGGACACGACGAAGAACCTGCTTAAGACCTTGGCTGATTTCTTCGCCTTGCCAGTTGAACAGAAGCTTGAGCTCGATAACCGAACCTCGGCCCAGTTCCGCGGATACACTCGGCTCGGTGCCGAGATCACCCGTGGCCGCGCCGATTCAAGAGAACAAATCGATTATGGACCCGAGCGTGAGGTCCTCACCGATGTCCCGGCCGATGCGCCCTACCTGAACTTACAGGGACCGAACCAGTGGCCGACGAATTTCCCCCGCCTGGAAACCGCCGCCATGGATTGGTCTCAGTTGATGAACACCGTCGGCGCCGAGCTGCTTTCTGCGCTGGCAGTGGGACTCGGTCTCCCGGAAGAATACTTCGACGAACCCTTCGCCCAGAGCCCGGCTTGGATGGGCAAGCTGGTGCATTACGTCGGCGGCGGCCTCGTCCCCGAGGCAGGAAACCAGGGTGTGGGTGCCCACGCAGATTATGGATTCATCACCCTGCTATTGCAGGACGCCGTCGGCGGGCTGCAGGTCAAGCCCTACGGCCAAGACGAATGGATTTCCGTAGAGCCAATCGAGGGCGCCTTGGTAGTCAACATCGGCGAAATGCTTGAGGTTGCAACCAACGGATACCTGATGGCCACCATCCACCGCGTGATTGCCCCACCCGCGGGAGTGGATCGCTACTCGGTGCCGTTCTTCTTCTCCCCACGTTTGGACTCCGTCATCAACCCGGTGCCACTGCCTGCCGAGTTGGCAGCCGATGCTCGTGGCGTCTCGGACGATCCGCAGAACCCCATGTTGGCCTCCTACGGTGCCAACGTCCTCAAGGGCTGGCTCCGTGCCCACCCGCAGACGGCCAAGGCGCACTACCCGCAGCTCGTGAAGTAA
- a CDS encoding type II toxin-antitoxin system VapB family antitoxin, translating to MIFKSVGDSRPYPEHGYETPKDWASVAPMQVRLDELVTTKSILDLSALLAEDSTFFGDLFPHVVQWQGTRYLEDGLHRAVRTALHQRSILHARVLILED from the coding sequence GTGATCTTCAAATCCGTCGGCGATTCGCGCCCGTACCCGGAACACGGCTACGAAACCCCCAAGGACTGGGCCTCCGTGGCCCCCATGCAGGTTCGCCTTGATGAGCTGGTGACGACCAAGAGTATTTTGGACCTCTCAGCGCTGCTGGCCGAGGACTCCACGTTCTTCGGTGACCTGTTCCCGCACGTCGTGCAGTGGCAGGGTACCCGTTATCTCGAGGACGGTCTGCACCGAGCTGTTCGCACGGCACTACACCAACGTTCGATCTTGCATGCCCGAGTGCTGATTTTGGAGGACTGA
- a CDS encoding LytR C-terminal domain-containing protein has product MGHNPDPKEWHGHHIITEDELASPEFTIDAKHRRRRIIRRRVILTLTLLILMAALVMAYLVKTRTVVIDALEPQPVVQAPVKVSEACPTQKFNYADPKKMTVNVMNGTQVAGLAGATATKLKKRGFKVGNVGNARLSKADVVGAITSGPDGYAQAMTVQRNIKDLTYVYDAKRKGSAVDVVIGTKYGDLVEEKKVNKKPGKLGCTPKK; this is encoded by the coding sequence ATGGGGCACAATCCGGACCCGAAGGAGTGGCATGGCCACCACATCATTACCGAAGACGAATTGGCTAGCCCTGAATTCACCATTGATGCCAAACATCGTCGACGGAGAATTATCCGGCGGCGGGTCATTTTGACGCTGACGCTGCTGATTCTGATGGCCGCTTTGGTCATGGCCTATCTCGTGAAGACTCGCACGGTGGTGATCGATGCACTCGAGCCACAGCCGGTGGTGCAGGCTCCCGTAAAGGTTAGTGAAGCCTGCCCAACGCAGAAATTTAACTATGCCGATCCGAAGAAAATGACGGTGAACGTCATGAACGGCACGCAAGTTGCTGGCCTTGCTGGTGCCACAGCAACGAAGCTCAAGAAACGCGGCTTCAAGGTTGGGAATGTGGGTAATGCCCGACTCTCCAAGGCCGATGTGGTGGGTGCGATAACCTCCGGACCAGACGGCTACGCGCAGGCCATGACGGTGCAACGCAATATCAAGGATCTGACGTACGTGTATGACGCCAAGCGCAAGGGCAGCGCGGTGGATGTGGTTATCGGGACCAAATACGGGGACCTTGTCGAGGAAAAGAAGGTCAACAAGAAGCCAGGAAAGCTTGGCTGTACCCCCAAGAAATAA
- a CDS encoding DsbA family protein, with amino-acid sequence MTETRLSVDIYSDIACPWCFIGKRRFEKAVAELPFGQQVDVNWHAFQLDPSLPEHFEGSELQYLSQIKGMGTEQVAGMLEHVTTQAAGEGLKYDFESLHVANSFTALRLLALAKERGLGNQMKEALLSAHFEQGVNTGDAEALQGIADTVGLDPAESAEVLGSDKYADAVRADGVRARELGVTGVPFFVLENKYGISGAQPTEVFAQALGQVWKEIGGEELQMLGTPSADGATCGPEGCN; translated from the coding sequence ATGACTGAAACTCGTTTGAGCGTTGACATTTATTCCGACATTGCCTGCCCATGGTGCTTCATTGGTAAGCGTCGCTTCGAAAAGGCCGTTGCCGAGCTTCCCTTTGGCCAGCAGGTCGACGTGAATTGGCATGCGTTCCAACTGGACCCATCATTGCCCGAGCACTTTGAGGGCAGCGAACTTCAGTATCTTTCGCAGATCAAGGGCATGGGAACCGAGCAGGTCGCCGGCATGCTGGAGCACGTCACCACGCAGGCCGCGGGCGAAGGATTGAAGTATGACTTCGAGTCCCTCCATGTCGCCAATTCCTTTACAGCCTTGCGATTGCTGGCTCTGGCTAAGGAACGGGGTCTAGGCAACCAGATGAAGGAAGCGCTGCTCTCTGCACACTTCGAACAGGGTGTAAACACCGGAGACGCAGAAGCGCTGCAGGGCATCGCCGACACGGTCGGACTTGACCCGGCAGAATCAGCCGAAGTTCTCGGCAGCGACAAGTATGCCGATGCCGTACGTGCCGATGGGGTTCGCGCCCGCGAGCTGGGCGTAACCGGGGTGCCGTTCTTCGTCTTGGAAAACAAGTATGGGATTTCCGGCGCCCAGCCCACCGAGGTTTTTGCGCAGGCCCTCGGCCAGGTCTGGAAGGAAATCGGCGGTGAGGAACTGCAAATGCTTGGCACACCGTCCGCAGATGGTGCCACCTGCGGCCCGGAGGGTTGCAACTAA
- a CDS encoding amino acid permease: MALGSAIGTGLFYGSASAIQAAGPAVLLAYMVGGAAVFMVMRALGEMAVRHPVSGSFGQYASKYLGPFAGFITGWTFAFEMAIVAIADVTAFGIYMGFWFPDVPRWIWILAVVFFIAALNLMKVKVFGETEFWLSLIKVSAIIAMILGGVLIVLFGFGLPAEANPGIGTLLAAGGFFPNGFWGLLASFSIVMFAFGGIETIGITAGEAQNPKDVVPKAINTVPIRILLFYVCTLGILMMIYPWNQVGTDGSPFVQIFDSLGIPAAAHILNAVVITAAISAINSDIFGAGRMMFGLAQQGHAPASFSKISRHGVPWMTVLTMGIVLLAGVVLNAVLPESLFLIIASIATFATVWVWVMILLSHISMKRTIKREGLLASEFPSPWWPAASYVALAFMGFVIVLLGIIPDTRIALVVGAVWIAFLFVAYKVWVRGKGHERAELVDETGRDSVSVEAR, translated from the coding sequence ATGGCCCTCGGTTCGGCCATCGGCACCGGTCTGTTTTACGGTTCCGCATCCGCTATCCAGGCAGCGGGCCCCGCGGTCCTGCTGGCCTACATGGTCGGTGGAGCCGCAGTCTTCATGGTCATGCGCGCATTGGGTGAGATGGCGGTGCGACACCCGGTTTCCGGCTCGTTCGGCCAGTACGCGTCCAAATATCTGGGCCCGTTTGCCGGCTTTATCACCGGCTGGACCTTTGCCTTCGAAATGGCGATCGTGGCCATTGCCGATGTGACAGCCTTCGGCATTTACATGGGGTTCTGGTTCCCCGATGTGCCACGCTGGATCTGGATCCTGGCCGTGGTCTTCTTCATTGCCGCATTGAACCTGATGAAGGTCAAGGTGTTCGGCGAGACCGAATTCTGGCTGTCGCTGATCAAGGTCTCTGCCATCATCGCCATGATTCTCGGCGGCGTGCTGATCGTACTCTTCGGCTTCGGTCTGCCCGCCGAGGCGAACCCCGGAATCGGCACCCTATTGGCTGCCGGAGGATTCTTCCCCAACGGATTCTGGGGCCTGCTGGCGTCCTTCTCCATCGTAATGTTTGCCTTCGGTGGCATCGAAACCATCGGCATCACGGCCGGTGAAGCGCAGAATCCCAAGGATGTTGTGCCCAAGGCCATCAACACCGTGCCCATTCGAATTCTGCTCTTTTACGTGTGCACCCTGGGCATCTTGATGATGATTTACCCCTGGAACCAGGTCGGCACCGACGGTAGCCCGTTTGTGCAGATCTTCGACTCCTTGGGTATTCCCGCCGCTGCGCACATTCTGAACGCCGTGGTCATCACCGCAGCAATCTCCGCAATCAACTCCGATATCTTCGGTGCCGGGCGCATGATGTTTGGCCTCGCTCAGCAGGGTCACGCGCCGGCCTCCTTCTCCAAGATCTCCCGTCATGGGGTCCCTTGGATGACGGTACTGACCATGGGCATCGTGCTGCTGGCCGGCGTGGTGCTCAACGCGGTACTACCCGAATCGCTGTTCCTGATCATCGCCTCGATCGCCACCTTCGCCACCGTCTGGGTGTGGGTCATGATCCTGCTTTCACACATCTCCATGAAGCGGACCATTAAGCGCGAGGGCCTGCTGGCCTCCGAGTTCCCCTCCCCCTGGTGGCCTGCCGCATCCTACGTGGCACTCGCCTTCATGGGCTTTGTGATTGTGCTGCTGGGCATCATCCCCGATACGCGCATTGCATTGGTCGTGGGCGCTGTATGGATCGCGTTCTTGTTCGTTGCCTACAAGGTGTGGGTGCGCGGCAAGGGCCACGAACGTGCCGAGCTTGTCGACGAGACCGGACGCGATTCGGTTTCCGTCGAGGCACGATAA
- a CDS encoding YoaK family protein, producing MGRKAMAYAGGLTAIAGFIDGVAFIHFGGYFVSFMSGNSTRSSAELARGNFSAWAMAIALVICFVFGVAAATLASNVPSVHRRGAVLSVSSFFLLAAALTALGPASFFTALLLSTSMGAINATYTRRGEVSVGLTYMTGALVKMGQHLAAALVGGPKWAWLPYGALWIMITIGSFVGALVYLRLGLMGLWIAVAALLVWTVVAFVRDSPERIFRAS from the coding sequence TTGGGCAGGAAGGCAATGGCCTATGCCGGTGGATTAACCGCCATTGCAGGTTTTATTGATGGCGTGGCATTCATCCACTTCGGCGGGTACTTCGTCTCGTTCATGAGCGGCAATTCAACGCGCTCCAGCGCGGAACTGGCCCGCGGAAACTTTAGCGCGTGGGCCATGGCCATCGCCCTGGTGATCTGCTTTGTCTTCGGGGTGGCCGCAGCGACGCTGGCCAGCAATGTTCCCTCGGTACATCGGCGAGGGGCAGTGTTATCGGTGTCTAGTTTCTTCTTGCTCGCCGCGGCACTGACGGCGCTTGGACCTGCGAGTTTCTTCACGGCACTGCTGTTGTCCACCTCGATGGGAGCAATCAATGCCACCTACACCAGACGCGGCGAGGTCAGCGTCGGGCTGACCTACATGACCGGGGCACTGGTGAAGATGGGACAGCACCTCGCCGCTGCGCTGGTGGGCGGTCCGAAGTGGGCCTGGCTACCCTACGGAGCGCTCTGGATCATGATCACGATCGGATCCTTCGTCGGAGCATTGGTGTACCTGCGACTGGGGCTGATGGGCCTTTGGATTGCCGTCGCAGCATTGCTGGTGTGGACGGTCGTTGCCTTCGTGCGAGACAGCCCCGAACGTATCTTCCGCGCGAGTTAG
- a CDS encoding MFS transporter: MSQPAIPPTKLFTRDFLLAGLANLFISMVFYLLMTSMALYAVDRFHASDTAAGLASSAFVIGSVISRLFAGKLLQIMGRKRLAIFALGLFAVVSVFYGFSGTLPLLLVVRIAHGMAFGMANTAIATAVQSLIPASRRSEGTGYFGLSTTLSTAVGPFLAVLLAGSGNYTSVFVFCTIFSTAALVFTLLVRMPEPPRTAQLSASATRQGSFLRSIVSPSALPISLVILVCGIAYSGVVSFLAPYLLSKSMTAAASWFFIVYAATVLVSRLFAGRIQDLKGDNAIMYPLLVVFVIGMAALAFEPSNLTVALAAAFAGLGFGALMPCAQAIAVSAAPPAELGVATSTFFLMLDVGIGFGPIALGLLIPHLGYTGMFGMLTLLVIFGIGVYFMVHGRHQSGARRQAL; encoded by the coding sequence GTGAGCCAGCCTGCCATTCCGCCAACGAAACTCTTCACCCGAGATTTCTTACTTGCGGGACTCGCCAACCTCTTCATTTCCATGGTCTTCTACCTGTTGATGACCTCCATGGCCCTGTATGCCGTGGACAGGTTCCACGCCTCGGATACCGCCGCGGGACTTGCCTCCAGCGCGTTTGTCATTGGGTCCGTCATTTCCCGGCTATTCGCCGGCAAATTGTTGCAGATCATGGGTCGCAAACGACTGGCGATCTTCGCTCTTGGCCTCTTCGCCGTCGTATCGGTCTTCTACGGCTTCAGCGGAACGCTCCCCCTATTGCTAGTGGTCCGCATCGCCCACGGCATGGCGTTTGGCATGGCCAACACCGCCATCGCCACGGCCGTGCAGTCACTGATTCCCGCGTCGCGACGAAGTGAAGGTACCGGCTACTTCGGTCTCTCAACCACTTTGTCTACCGCCGTAGGACCATTCTTGGCGGTATTGCTCGCTGGCAGTGGCAACTACACCTCGGTCTTCGTCTTTTGCACCATCTTCTCGACGGCAGCATTGGTCTTCACGTTGCTGGTCCGCATGCCCGAACCACCGCGCACGGCACAGTTGAGCGCCTCCGCAACGCGCCAGGGCAGCTTCTTGCGTTCCATCGTCAGCCCCTCGGCACTGCCCATCTCCCTGGTCATTCTGGTGTGCGGCATCGCCTACTCCGGCGTGGTGTCCTTCCTCGCTCCGTATCTCCTTTCCAAGTCGATGACCGCGGCAGCCAGCTGGTTCTTCATTGTTTACGCGGCCACCGTGTTGGTCTCTCGGCTCTTTGCCGGACGCATTCAGGACCTCAAGGGAGATAACGCCATCATGTACCCCTTGCTGGTGGTGTTCGTCATTGGCATGGCAGCCCTTGCGTTTGAACCCAGCAACCTCACCGTCGCTCTTGCCGCGGCCTTCGCGGGTCTCGGCTTTGGCGCATTAATGCCTTGCGCCCAGGCCATTGCCGTATCGGCGGCTCCACCTGCCGAGCTGGGCGTGGCCACCTCAACGTTCTTCCTGATGCTCGATGTCGGCATCGGGTTCGGCCCCATTGCCCTGGGCCTGCTCATCCCCCATCTGGGTTACACCGGCATGTTCGGCATGCTAACCCTCTTGGTAATCTTCGGCATCGGGGTCTACTTCATGGTGCATGGACGTCACCAGAGCGGGGCTCGCCGCCAGGCGCTCTAA
- the aceB gene encoding malate synthase A — protein sequence MNDPITLNGITLVAAPVRRQEEILTPQALDFLAQLHKAFDGRRAELMQTRQLNRARIANGSDPKFRPETAFIRDDASWQVAPIAPGLEDRRVEITGPTDRKMAINALNSGAKVWLADLEDSSTPTWSNVINGQLNLRAVLDRTIDFTSPEGKEYKLTGQKLTDLPTIVVRPRGWHLPEKNLLVAGKPISGALVDFGLHFFHNAQRLISQGRGPYFYLPKIENHLEARLWNDVFVLAQDLVGIPQGTIRATVLIETITAAFEMEEILYELREHASGLNAGRWDYIFSIIKNFRSRGPRFVLPDRSLVTMTAPFMRSYTEQLVRACHRRGAMAIGGMAAFIPNRKDEAVNTVALEKVRADKTREANDGFDGSWVAHPDLVPVAREVFDAVLGQNPNQRERTREDVTPDDKELLNIAGTEGKITEAGIRNNIEVGIRYMEAWLRGNGAVAIHNLMEDAATAEISRSQIWQWIQQAAITDTGELISRSWVEDMTEEEFEKLSRFEGDRFEDAREIFEACALREDFPTFLTVQAYNRYLREAKSLEAATR from the coding sequence ATGAACGATCCAATCACCCTGAACGGTATTACTTTGGTCGCTGCCCCAGTCCGCCGGCAGGAAGAAATCCTCACCCCACAAGCGCTGGACTTCCTGGCTCAGCTCCACAAGGCATTCGACGGACGCCGCGCTGAACTCATGCAGACCCGTCAGCTGAACCGCGCTCGTATCGCCAACGGCTCGGACCCGAAGTTCCGTCCCGAGACTGCGTTCATCCGCGACGATGCAAGCTGGCAGGTTGCCCCCATCGCACCCGGTCTGGAGGATCGCCGCGTGGAAATCACCGGCCCCACGGACCGCAAGATGGCCATCAACGCCTTGAATTCCGGAGCCAAGGTCTGGCTGGCGGACCTCGAGGATTCCTCGACCCCCACCTGGTCGAATGTCATCAACGGGCAGCTGAATCTGCGTGCAGTTCTGGATCGCACCATCGATTTCACGTCCCCCGAGGGCAAGGAATACAAGCTCACCGGCCAGAAGCTCACCGATCTGCCCACCATCGTGGTCCGCCCGCGTGGCTGGCACCTGCCGGAGAAGAACCTGTTGGTAGCCGGCAAGCCGATTTCCGGCGCATTGGTCGATTTCGGTCTGCACTTCTTCCACAACGCTCAGCGTCTGATTTCCCAGGGCCGCGGACCGTACTTCTACCTGCCGAAGATCGAGAACCACCTGGAGGCTCGCCTCTGGAATGATGTCTTCGTTTTGGCTCAGGATTTGGTGGGCATTCCGCAGGGCACGATCCGCGCCACGGTACTCATCGAAACCATCACCGCCGCCTTCGAAATGGAAGAGATCCTCTACGAGCTGCGCGAGCACGCTTCGGGGCTGAACGCCGGCCGCTGGGACTACATCTTCTCCATCATCAAGAACTTCCGTTCCCGTGGCCCGCGCTTTGTTCTCCCGGATCGTTCCCTGGTGACCATGACGGCCCCGTTCATGCGCTCCTACACCGAGCAATTGGTCAGGGCCTGCCACCGCCGCGGTGCCATGGCCATCGGCGGCATGGCTGCCTTCATCCCCAACCGCAAGGATGAAGCAGTCAACACCGTGGCTCTGGAGAAGGTGCGTGCCGATAAGACCCGCGAGGCCAACGACGGCTTCGACGGTTCTTGGGTGGCCCACCCCGACCTGGTTCCGGTTGCTCGAGAGGTCTTCGACGCTGTTCTGGGGCAAAACCCCAACCAGCGCGAACGGACCCGTGAAGACGTCACCCCGGATGACAAGGAGCTGTTGAACATCGCCGGGACCGAAGGCAAGATCACCGAGGCAGGCATCCGTAACAACATCGAGGTGGGCATCCGCTACATGGAAGCCTGGTTGCGAGGCAACGGCGCAGTAGCCATCCACAACCTCATGGAGGATGCTGCAACCGCGGAGATCTCACGCTCACAGATCTGGCAGTGGATCCAGCAGGCAGCCATCACCGACACCGGCGAATTGATTTCTCGATCGTGGGTTGAGGACATGACCGAGGAAGAGTTCGAGAAGCTCTCACGCTTTGAGGGAGATCGCTTCGAAGACGCACGCGAAATTTTTGAAGCATGTGCCTTGCGGGAGGACTTCCCAACCTTCCTCACCGTTCAGGCCTACAACCGCTACCTCCGCGAGGCCAAGTCACTGGAAGCCGCAACACGCTAG
- the aceA gene encoding isocitrate lyase: MTEQNSTETRIAAIEEDWANNPRWTGTTRDYSAADVVKLQGSVQEEHTLAKRGSQKLWKQLTEEAPTGGYTNALGALTGNQAVQQVKAGLRAIYLSGWQVAADANLAGQTYPDQSLYPANSVPLVVRRINNALLRADQIEHAEGIKTVEDWLVPIVADAEAGFGGPLNAYELMKSMISSGASGVHWEDQLASEKKCGHLGGKVLIPTQQHVRTLNAARLAADVAGTPSVVIARTDAEAATLITSDVDERDKPFITGERTAEGFYKVTNGIEPCIARAKAYAPYSDLIWMETGTPDLELARKFAEAVKADFPDQMLSYNCSPSFNWKKHLDDATIAKFQRELGAMGFTFQFITLAGFHALNHSMFNLAHGYARDGMSAYVELQEAEFASEVRGYTATKHQREVGTGYFDDIATVLNPNASTLALAGSTEAGQFH; the protein is encoded by the coding sequence ATGACCGAGCAAAATTCGACCGAAACCCGCATCGCAGCAATCGAAGAGGATTGGGCAAACAACCCGCGATGGACCGGAACTACTCGTGATTACTCGGCAGCCGACGTCGTGAAGCTCCAGGGCTCGGTACAGGAAGAGCACACGCTGGCCAAGCGAGGTTCACAGAAGCTCTGGAAGCAGCTCACCGAGGAAGCACCGACCGGCGGATACACCAACGCACTGGGCGCCTTGACCGGCAACCAGGCTGTACAGCAGGTCAAGGCCGGCCTTCGAGCCATCTACCTTTCCGGCTGGCAGGTTGCCGCAGATGCCAACCTCGCCGGTCAGACCTACCCGGACCAGTCGCTCTACCCGGCCAACTCGGTACCGCTGGTGGTGCGCCGCATCAACAACGCACTGCTTCGCGCCGACCAGATCGAGCACGCCGAGGGCATCAAGACAGTCGAGGATTGGCTCGTCCCGATCGTGGCCGATGCAGAGGCCGGCTTCGGCGGCCCGCTAAACGCTTACGAGCTGATGAAGTCGATGATTTCCTCGGGCGCCTCAGGTGTCCACTGGGAAGATCAGCTCGCCAGCGAAAAGAAGTGTGGTCACTTGGGAGGCAAGGTCCTGATCCCGACCCAGCAGCACGTTCGCACCCTGAACGCCGCTCGCCTTGCAGCAGACGTCGCCGGCACACCGTCCGTCGTCATCGCTCGCACCGACGCCGAGGCAGCAACCCTGATCACCTCGGACGTTGATGAGCGCGACAAGCCGTTTATCACCGGCGAGCGCACCGCCGAAGGCTTCTACAAGGTCACCAACGGCATCGAACCCTGCATCGCCCGGGCCAAGGCCTACGCACCGTACTCCGACCTCATCTGGATGGAGACCGGCACCCCGGACCTGGAACTGGCACGCAAGTTCGCCGAGGCAGTCAAGGCCGACTTCCCGGACCAGATGCTCTCCTACAACTGCTCCCCTTCCTTCAACTGGAAGAAGCACCTAGACGATGCAACCATCGCCAAGTTCCAGCGCGAACTCGGTGCCATGGGCTTCACCTTCCAGTTCATCACCCTCGCCGGCTTCCACGCCCTGAACCACTCGATGTTCAACTTGGCCCACGGCTACGCCCGTGACGGCATGAGCGCCTACGTCGAGCTTCAGGAAGCGGAATTCGCCTCCGAGGTACGCGGCTACACCGCCACCAAGCACCAGCGCGAGGTCGGCACCGGCTACTTCGACGACATCGCCACCGTTCTGAACCCGAACGCCTCGACCCTGGCCCTGGCCGGATCCACCGAAGCCGGACAGTTCCACTAA